In one Streptomyces sp. NBC_00597 genomic region, the following are encoded:
- a CDS encoding TPM domain-containing protein yields MRRTATGTSVRAGLVLAAALLGLGGWGVVGAPAARAEDPVTLSSQGQITDRVGALGDRKAAVTTALDKLYADHRIQLFVTYVHDFSGRSAQSWADATAQKNGLGQDDVLLAVATGARQYAYSADVGSGFTQAQLADVARTAIEPPLRQNDWAGAAIGAAEGYGAVLSGKPVPVPDVTPGVADPGGDTGTSGAGDYVLPVVLVGAAGALGAYAYTRRKRRGAGAGGTTGWGAQPATTTALPLPELDAKAKALLVETDDAIRTSAEELGFASAQFGDEAVAAFTEAVVFAQSELTAAFRLRQQLDDAYPEDDPTRRRMLDEIVARCTEANRRLDAESADFDRLRDLEKNAPRALATVEAHAQDLAGRTSTAAATLTAMAGRYADSASAPVASNAEQAEDRLLFATTNLGGARAALDGGDNGKAAVHVRAAEGAVDQAATLVDAVERRAQELAEAAGKLPGALTETDTDLADARGLLTGTAEGTSTADLRGRIGRAEAVLTDVRREQAAGRYDPIDALRRVEEADAVLDEALTGARERESGRQRAAALLDQATLSARSAIGAATDYVTTSRGAVGSQARTRLAEAQRRLEQSAALAGSDPAGALAQAQQADGLARQAQQLAEEDVRAYRNPYGGGQQQGGGMGGAVLGGIILGEILGDGRGGGGFGGGFGGGGGGPGPGSFGGGGTRGRMGGGGRF; encoded by the coding sequence ATGCGACGCACCGCCACGGGGACGTCGGTACGGGCCGGGCTGGTCCTGGCCGCCGCGCTGCTGGGGCTCGGTGGCTGGGGGGTGGTCGGGGCGCCGGCCGCCCGGGCCGAGGATCCCGTCACCCTGTCCTCGCAGGGACAGATCACCGACCGCGTGGGCGCCCTGGGCGATCGGAAGGCGGCCGTCACCACCGCGTTGGACAAGCTGTACGCCGACCACCGGATCCAGCTGTTCGTGACGTACGTGCACGATTTCTCCGGGCGTTCCGCGCAGAGCTGGGCGGACGCCACCGCGCAGAAGAACGGCCTCGGTCAGGACGACGTGCTGCTGGCCGTGGCGACCGGGGCCCGCCAGTACGCCTATTCGGCCGATGTCGGTTCCGGGTTCACCCAGGCGCAGCTCGCGGACGTCGCCCGGACGGCCATCGAGCCCCCACTGCGGCAGAACGACTGGGCGGGCGCGGCGATCGGCGCCGCCGAGGGGTACGGCGCCGTGCTCTCCGGGAAGCCCGTACCGGTTCCGGACGTCACCCCCGGCGTGGCGGACCCCGGCGGGGACACGGGCACGAGCGGGGCCGGGGACTACGTGCTCCCGGTGGTCCTCGTCGGTGCGGCCGGCGCGCTCGGGGCGTACGCGTACACCCGCCGCAAGCGCAGGGGCGCCGGCGCCGGTGGCACGACGGGCTGGGGCGCGCAGCCGGCGACCACGACCGCGCTCCCGCTGCCGGAGCTGGACGCCAAGGCGAAGGCCCTGTTGGTGGAGACCGACGACGCGATCCGCACCAGCGCCGAGGAGCTCGGCTTCGCCTCCGCGCAGTTCGGCGACGAGGCGGTCGCCGCCTTCACCGAGGCGGTGGTCTTCGCGCAGAGCGAGCTGACGGCCGCGTTCCGGCTGCGCCAGCAGCTCGACGACGCGTACCCCGAGGACGATCCGACGCGGCGGCGGATGCTGGACGAGATCGTGGCGCGGTGCACCGAGGCGAACCGGCGCCTCGACGCCGAGTCGGCGGACTTCGACCGGCTGCGGGACCTGGAGAAGAACGCCCCGCGGGCGCTCGCCACGGTGGAGGCGCACGCCCAGGACCTGGCGGGACGTACGTCGACGGCCGCGGCGACCTTGACCGCGATGGCCGGGCGGTACGCGGACTCGGCGTCCGCACCGGTGGCCTCCAACGCCGAACAGGCCGAGGACCGGCTGCTGTTCGCGACGACGAACCTGGGCGGGGCCCGTGCGGCGCTCGACGGCGGCGACAACGGGAAGGCGGCCGTGCACGTGCGGGCCGCCGAGGGCGCGGTGGACCAGGCGGCGACGTTGGTCGACGCGGTGGAGCGGCGGGCGCAGGAGCTGGCGGAGGCGGCCGGGAAGCTGCCCGGGGCGCTCACGGAGACCGACACCGACCTCGCCGATGCCCGCGGCCTGCTGACCGGCACCGCGGAAGGCACCTCCACGGCGGACCTGCGGGGCCGGATCGGCCGGGCGGAGGCGGTCCTGACCGACGTACGGCGGGAGCAGGCGGCCGGCCGGTACGACCCGATCGACGCGCTGCGCCGGGTGGAGGAGGCCGACGCGGTCCTCGACGAGGCGCTGACCGGTGCCCGGGAGCGCGAGAGCGGCCGACAGCGGGCGGCCGCCCTGCTGGACCAGGCGACGCTCTCGGCGCGCAGTGCGATCGGGGCGGCGACGGACTACGTCACCACCAGCCGGGGCGCGGTGGGCAGCCAGGCCCGTACCCGGCTGGCGGAGGCGCAGCGGCGGCTGGAGCAGTCGGCCGCGCTGGCGGGTTCGGACCCGGCGGGGGCGCTGGCGCAGGCGCAGCAGGCGGACGGGCTGGCGCGGCAGGCGCAGCAGCTGGCCGAGGAGGACGTACGGGCGTACCGGAACCCGTACGGCGGCGGGCAGCAGCAGGGCGGCGGCATGGGCGGCGCGGTCCTCGGCGGGATCATCCTGGGCGAGATCCTGGGCGATGGCCGCGGGGGCGGCGGCTTCGGCGGGGGCTTCGGCGGCGGGGGCGGGGGGCCGGGACCCGGCTCGTTCGGCGGCGGGGGCACCCGCGGCCGCATGGGCGGCGGGGGCCGTTTCTGA
- a CDS encoding protein kinase, producing the protein MRVGDELAGRYRLEQRLGKGGMGEVWRAHDLALGRSVAVKVLLEAATSDEVVARFRREATIGARLQHPGITVVHDVGQQDGRLFIVMELLAGEDLATVLAREGRLAVDVAVDLAAQTAEALAAAHQQSVVHRDLKPSNLFLLSGRRLKICDFGIAYSADATAGWTATGQVIGTWAYMAPEQWRSERVDGRCDLYALGCVLYALLSGAPPFGHADLYALMLRHTGEAPLPLREVGAPVPAELDRLVQALLAKDPADRPESAEAVGKALRGLRGLTDDPEPAAARTPEAAPGRAPGSEPGHVPPGLPPDPVPGRAPAARIDVAAAAAAVLDGVVAGRVVPRDPGTLPGSRPGAEAEAGADQEPGPGPEAVSPERTPDPHPVPGGGGVTPEVREVVRGLLLEVEQTLRAWPHGADARVEALAVAADAAARFDAELAGRLLADAEAVAWTGSGGDGGQVARLLTLLAGETAPHAPARALRLLTDAEQALFTVFGSNRQGPLLAVAQELAVVAPEQAARLVGHHFADGSAGSRIRARVDVALAVAEPGRAERDLSRIEDAGRRATATYDMVLALAARDLPAALRLSERIGSAGARLLALCQVARDRTAAGDVTGARRALALAEEELPRVLEERAAWLREEAAWHAERGLLVEAERLRTRADGLLRGRPETAGDEKAAHALGALEEVREQVARAAGPALDPAGARELVERARGPFGSPVRAVELARIARDCVAAAGTTWLPEAAAEPGAPPPPGVTVLAERAGALRPADPDGRRWRQAVRPDALHSAGSALVWRSGAAVGCVRADVGATRWTAFADEGVLAPLLPEGGRLLVSCVADAATVYVDVRRDGGPGVRVVAREPRDGRVRWWRDLPRAGSLRSAGPVLVHEARGDLTVLRAVTGEVVWQRSLSEATRSLAAVGDCLVLTDGRWLQALHLPSGRRMWSQLRGSEAFDREPGLQPVHVLDGELVRAVDRGTGRELWQFAPGVPAARLLVEGGAVYAAGHRRDQGWDLVFALDARTGALRWQRTVVRREGTVCALELLGLRAGGLYVKAARGGRRGRLGRESGPFVAVLDPATGRQRRQWEQPGLADGDTLLVGDQLVLSRPELAAYALP; encoded by the coding sequence GTGCGGGTGGGGGATGAGCTGGCCGGCCGGTACCGGCTGGAACAGCGGCTCGGCAAGGGCGGGATGGGCGAGGTGTGGCGCGCCCACGACCTGGCGCTGGGCCGGTCCGTCGCGGTCAAGGTGCTGCTGGAGGCGGCCACGAGCGACGAGGTGGTCGCCCGGTTCAGGCGCGAGGCCACGATCGGGGCGCGGCTCCAGCACCCGGGGATCACCGTGGTGCACGACGTGGGGCAGCAGGACGGACGGCTGTTCATCGTCATGGAGCTGCTCGCGGGCGAGGACCTGGCCACGGTGCTGGCGCGGGAGGGCCGGCTCGCGGTGGACGTCGCGGTCGACCTGGCCGCGCAGACGGCGGAGGCCCTGGCCGCTGCGCACCAGCAGTCCGTGGTGCACCGGGACCTGAAACCGTCCAACCTCTTCCTGCTGTCGGGCCGGCGGCTCAAGATATGCGACTTCGGCATCGCCTACTCCGCGGACGCCACGGCGGGCTGGACGGCCACGGGCCAGGTGATCGGCACCTGGGCGTACATGGCGCCGGAGCAGTGGCGCAGCGAACGCGTGGACGGCCGGTGCGATCTGTACGCACTGGGGTGCGTGCTGTACGCGCTGCTGAGCGGGGCCCCGCCGTTCGGGCACGCCGACCTGTACGCCCTGATGCTCCGGCACACCGGGGAGGCACCGCTCCCGCTGCGCGAGGTCGGCGCGCCGGTTCCCGCGGAGCTGGACCGGCTGGTGCAGGCGCTGCTGGCGAAGGACCCGGCGGACCGGCCGGAGTCGGCGGAGGCCGTGGGCAAGGCCCTGCGCGGTCTTCGCGGGCTCACGGACGATCCCGAACCGGCGGCCGCCCGCACACCGGAGGCGGCGCCCGGCCGGGCGCCGGGCTCGGAGCCGGGGCACGTACCGCCCGGGCTCCCGCCGGATCCGGTGCCCGGACGTGCACCGGCGGCCCGGATCGACGTCGCGGCTGCGGCCGCGGCCGTGCTCGACGGTGTGGTCGCGGGCCGGGTCGTGCCACGGGACCCGGGCACACTGCCCGGGTCCCGGCCCGGAGCGGAGGCGGAGGCCGGGGCCGACCAGGAGCCGGGCCCGGGGCCGGAGGCCGTGTCGCCCGAGCGGACACCGGACCCGCACCCGGTGCCGGGGGGCGGGGGTGTGACGCCCGAGGTGCGGGAGGTCGTGCGGGGGCTGCTGCTGGAGGTGGAGCAGACCCTGCGGGCCTGGCCGCACGGCGCCGACGCCCGCGTGGAGGCGCTGGCCGTCGCCGCGGACGCCGCGGCCCGCTTCGACGCGGAGCTCGCCGGCCGGCTGCTCGCCGACGCGGAGGCCGTCGCGTGGACCGGCAGTGGGGGCGACGGCGGGCAGGTGGCCCGGCTGCTGACCTTGCTGGCCGGGGAAACCGCCCCGCACGCCCCGGCCCGGGCCCTGCGGCTGCTGACCGACGCGGAGCAGGCGCTGTTCACCGTGTTCGGCTCCAACCGTCAGGGCCCGCTGCTCGCGGTGGCGCAGGAGCTGGCCGTGGTGGCTCCCGAGCAGGCCGCCCGGCTCGTCGGCCACCACTTCGCGGACGGCTCCGCCGGGAGCAGGATCCGGGCCCGCGTCGACGTGGCCCTCGCGGTGGCCGAACCCGGACGGGCCGAGCGGGATCTGTCCCGGATCGAGGACGCCGGCCGGCGCGCGACCGCGACGTACGACATGGTGCTGGCCCTGGCCGCACGGGACCTGCCCGCGGCCCTGCGGCTCAGTGAGCGGATCGGCTCCGCGGGCGCCCGGCTGTTGGCGCTGTGCCAGGTCGCGCGGGACCGCACCGCCGCCGGGGACGTGACCGGCGCGCGGCGCGCACTGGCGCTCGCCGAGGAGGAACTGCCCCGGGTACTGGAGGAGCGGGCCGCGTGGCTGCGGGAGGAGGCGGCCTGGCACGCCGAGCGCGGACTGCTCGTGGAGGCGGAGCGGCTGCGCACCCGGGCCGACGGCCTGCTCCGCGGCCGGCCGGAAACGGCCGGTGACGAGAAGGCGGCGCACGCACTGGGCGCCCTGGAGGAGGTCCGGGAGCAGGTGGCGCGCGCCGCCGGTCCCGCGCTGGACCCGGCGGGGGCCCGGGAGCTCGTCGAGCGGGCACGCGGCCCGTTCGGGTCGCCGGTCCGGGCCGTCGAACTGGCCCGGATCGCGCGGGACTGCGTGGCCGCGGCGGGTACGACCTGGCTGCCCGAGGCGGCGGCGGAGCCGGGAGCCCCGCCGCCGCCCGGGGTGACGGTGCTCGCCGAGCGGGCAGGGGCGCTGCGGCCTGCGGACCCGGACGGCCGCCGGTGGCGGCAGGCGGTCCGCCCGGACGCCCTGCACTCCGCCGGGTCCGCACTGGTGTGGCGGTCGGGTGCCGCGGTGGGCTGCGTACGGGCCGACGTGGGCGCGACGCGCTGGACGGCCTTCGCGGACGAGGGGGTGCTCGCGCCGCTGCTGCCGGAGGGCGGGCGGCTGCTGGTGTCCTGCGTGGCGGACGCCGCCACGGTGTACGTCGACGTGCGCCGGGACGGTGGGCCCGGGGTCCGGGTGGTGGCGCGGGAGCCGCGTGACGGTCGGGTGCGCTGGTGGCGGGACCTGCCGCGGGCGGGTTCGCTGCGCAGCGCCGGTCCGGTGCTGGTGCACGAGGCGCGGGGCGACCTGACCGTGCTGCGGGCGGTGACGGGCGAGGTCGTGTGGCAGCGCTCGCTGTCGGAAGCCACCCGGTCCCTGGCGGCGGTGGGCGACTGCCTGGTCCTGACGGACGGGCGGTGGCTCCAGGCGCTGCACCTGCCGAGCGGCCGGCGGATGTGGTCGCAGCTACGGGGCTCGGAGGCCTTCGACCGCGAGCCCGGCCTCCAGCCGGTGCACGTGCTGGACGGGGAGCTCGTGCGCGCCGTGGACCGCGGCACCGGCCGGGAGCTGTGGCAGTTCGCCCCGGGCGTGCCGGCGGCGCGGCTACTGGTCGAGGGCGGCGCCGTGTACGCGGCGGGGCACCGCCGGGACCAGGGCTGGGACCTGGTGTTCGCGCTCGACGCCCGGACGGGGGCGCTGCGCTGGCAGCGGACCGTGGTCCGGCGCGAGGGGACGGTGTGCGCGCTCGAACTGCTGGGCCTGCGGGCGGGCGGACTGTACGTGAAGGCCGCCCGTGGTGGCCGGCGCGGGCGGCTGGGCCGGGAGTCGGGCCCGTTCGTCGCCGTCCTGGATCCGGCGACGGGCAGGCAGCGCCGCCAGTGGGAGCAGCCGGGGCTCGCCGACGGGGACACCCTGCTGGTCGGCGACCAGCTCGTGCTGTCCCGCCCGGAACTGGCGGCGTACGCCCTCCCGTAA
- a CDS encoding succinate dehydrogenase/fumarate reductase iron-sulfur subunit, producing MTDYDARFRIWRGDAEGGELRDFTVEVHDGEVVLDIVHRLQATQASDLAVRWNCKAGKCGSCSAEINGRPRLMCMTRMSTFDRSETITVTPLRAFPVVRDLVTDVSFNYRKAREVPAFVPPEGVAPGAYRMQQVDVDRSQEFRKCIECFLCQDTCHVVRDHEENKRAFAGPRFLMRVAELDMHPLDAAAEAGLDRKRTAQEEHGLGYCNITKCCTEVCPEGIKITDNALIPLKERAVDRKYDPLVWLGSKIRRRSEP from the coding sequence GTGACTGACTACGACGCCCGCTTCCGGATCTGGCGGGGCGACGCGGAAGGCGGGGAGCTGCGGGACTTCACCGTGGAGGTGCACGACGGCGAGGTCGTCCTGGACATCGTCCACCGGCTCCAGGCCACCCAGGCCTCCGACCTGGCGGTGCGCTGGAACTGCAAGGCGGGCAAGTGCGGCTCGTGCAGTGCGGAGATCAACGGGCGGCCGCGGCTGATGTGCATGACGCGCATGTCCACCTTCGACCGGTCCGAGACGATCACGGTCACCCCGCTGCGCGCCTTCCCCGTGGTCCGGGACCTGGTCACGGACGTGTCGTTCAACTACCGCAAGGCGCGCGAGGTTCCGGCGTTCGTGCCGCCGGAGGGGGTGGCTCCGGGCGCGTACCGGATGCAGCAGGTGGACGTGGACCGCTCGCAGGAGTTCAGGAAGTGCATCGAGTGCTTCCTGTGCCAGGACACCTGCCACGTGGTGCGCGACCACGAGGAGAACAAGCGGGCGTTCGCCGGTCCGCGCTTCCTGATGCGGGTCGCGGAGCTGGACATGCATCCGCTGGACGCGGCGGCGGAGGCGGGCCTGGACCGCAAGCGCACGGCCCAGGAGGAGCACGGGCTCGGCTACTGCAACATCACCAAGTGCTGTACGGAGGTCTGCCCCGAGGGCATCAAGATCACTGACAATGCGCTGATCCCGCTGAAGGAACGGGCGGTGGACCGCAAGTACGACCCGCTGGTGTGGCTCGGGAGCAAGATCCGCAGGCGCAGCGAGCCGTAG
- a CDS encoding fumarate reductase/succinate dehydrogenase flavoprotein subunit, with protein MAQVDRQQWDVVVVGAGGAGLRAAIEARERGARTAVICKSLFGKAHTVMAEGGIAASMGNVNEGDNWQVHFRDTMRGGKFLNQWRMAELHAKEAPDRVWELETWGALFDRTPDGKISQRNFGGHEYPRLAHVGDRTGLELIRTLQQKIVQLQQEDFKEFGDYEARLKVFQECTVTRVLKEGQRVSGAFCYERESGRFFVLEAPAVVLATGGIGKSFKTTSNSWEYTGDGHALALLAGAPLLNMEFVQFHPTGMVWPPSVKGILVTESVRGDGGVLRNSEGKRFMFDYVPDVFKEKYAESEEEGDRWYEDPDHNRRPPELLPRDEVARAINSEVKAGRGSPHGGVFLDVSTRMPAERIKRRLPSMYHQFKELADVDITAEPMEVGPTCHYVMGGIAVDSETAATVGVPGLFAAGEVAGGMHGSNRLGGNSLSDLLVFGRRAGMHAAEYASGLADAPPAVSQPEIDAAATEALAPFHAAEGAENPYTLHQELQTTMNDLVGIIRREGEMAEALEKLSGLRVRAARAGVEGHRQFNPGWHLALDLRNMLLVSECVARAALERTESRGGHTREDCPSMERSWRPVNLLCRPVDPAPEDPAADRISLVRTSTEPIRPDLLALFEKDELVKYLAEEELYE; from the coding sequence ATGGCTCAAGTCGACCGGCAGCAGTGGGACGTGGTCGTGGTCGGTGCGGGCGGCGCCGGGCTGCGGGCCGCGATCGAGGCCCGCGAACGGGGAGCCCGTACGGCCGTCATCTGCAAGTCCCTGTTCGGCAAGGCCCACACGGTCATGGCGGAGGGCGGGATCGCCGCCTCCATGGGCAACGTCAACGAGGGCGACAACTGGCAGGTGCACTTCCGCGACACGATGCGCGGGGGCAAGTTCCTGAACCAGTGGCGGATGGCGGAACTCCACGCGAAGGAGGCCCCGGACCGGGTCTGGGAGCTGGAGACCTGGGGCGCGCTCTTCGACCGCACCCCGGACGGGAAGATCTCCCAGCGCAATTTCGGCGGGCACGAGTACCCGCGCCTCGCGCACGTGGGCGACCGGACCGGGCTGGAGCTGATCCGCACCCTCCAGCAGAAGATCGTCCAGCTCCAGCAGGAGGACTTCAAGGAGTTCGGGGACTACGAGGCCAGGCTCAAGGTCTTCCAGGAGTGCACGGTCACGAGGGTCCTGAAGGAAGGGCAGAGGGTCTCGGGGGCCTTCTGCTACGAGCGCGAGTCCGGCCGGTTCTTCGTACTGGAAGCGCCTGCGGTGGTCCTGGCCACGGGCGGGATCGGCAAGTCCTTCAAGACGACCTCGAACTCCTGGGAGTACACGGGCGACGGCCACGCGCTGGCCCTGCTCGCGGGCGCCCCGCTGCTGAACATGGAGTTCGTGCAGTTCCACCCCACCGGAATGGTCTGGCCGCCCTCGGTGAAGGGGATCCTCGTCACCGAGTCGGTGCGCGGCGACGGCGGGGTGCTGCGCAACAGCGAGGGCAAGCGGTTCATGTTCGACTACGTCCCGGACGTCTTCAAGGAGAAGTACGCGGAGTCCGAGGAGGAGGGCGACCGCTGGTACGAGGACCCGGACCACAACCGGCGCCCGCCCGAGCTGCTCCCCCGCGACGAGGTGGCCCGGGCCATCAACTCCGAGGTCAAGGCGGGCCGCGGCTCCCCGCACGGCGGGGTCTTCCTCGACGTGTCGACCCGGATGCCGGCCGAGCGGATCAAACGGCGGCTGCCCTCCATGTACCACCAGTTCAAGGAGCTGGCGGACGTGGACATCACCGCCGAGCCGATGGAGGTCGGCCCGACCTGCCACTACGTGATGGGCGGGATCGCGGTGGACTCCGAGACCGCCGCCACGGTCGGGGTCCCGGGCCTGTTCGCGGCGGGCGAGGTCGCGGGCGGCATGCACGGCTCGAACCGGCTCGGCGGGAACTCCCTGTCCGACCTGCTGGTGTTCGGCCGGCGGGCCGGCATGCACGCGGCGGAGTACGCCTCGGGCCTGGCCGACGCGCCGCCCGCGGTCTCCCAGCCGGAGATCGACGCGGCGGCGACGGAGGCGCTGGCCCCGTTCCACGCCGCCGAGGGCGCGGAGAACCCGTACACGCTCCACCAGGAGCTCCAGACGACCATGAACGACCTGGTGGGGATCATCCGCCGCGAGGGCGAGATGGCCGAGGCGCTGGAGAAGCTGTCGGGCCTGCGCGTACGGGCGGCCAGGGCCGGCGTCGAGGGGCACCGGCAGTTCAACCCGGGCTGGCACCTCGCCCTGGACCTGCGGAACATGCTGCTGGTCAGCGAGTGCGTGGCCCGCGCGGCCCTGGAGCGCACCGAGAGCCGCGGCGGGCACACCCGGGAGGACTGCCCGTCGATGGAGCGCAGCTGGCGCCCGGTGAACCTGCTGTGCCGCCCGGTCGACCCGGCGCCCGAGGATCCGGCCGCCGACCGGATCTCCCTCGTCCGGACGAGCACCGAACCCATCCGCCCCGACCTGCTCGCGCTCTTCGAGAAGGACGAGCTGGTCAAGTACCTCGCCGAAGAGGAGCTCTACGAGTGA